In the Arachis ipaensis cultivar K30076 chromosome B10, Araip1.1, whole genome shotgun sequence genome, one interval contains:
- the LOC107624386 gene encoding LOW QUALITY PROTEIN: uncharacterized protein LOC107624386 (The sequence of the model RefSeq protein was modified relative to this genomic sequence to represent the inferred CDS: deleted 1 base in 1 codon; substituted 1 base at 1 genomic stop codon): MRGAGGDGGGGGVAVKDGNTYWGRKGGTDFRGIVVIFAWVSVPHNLLREFVDLYSSLGWNSLVCYAHYLSAFHDENAMSLAFSVLEELIEELWIRPCPVVFAAFSAGSKACLYKVFQLIEGGCEARIHMHNYQLLKRCVSGHIYDSGPLDVTSDFGFRFSIHPSIAKVPGPSKLATWVAKSLVSGLDALYITRLESXSSEHWQALYSSVNFGAPFLVVCSENDDHVRYQSIYDFAQRLCNLGGEVNLLNLSGSSHVGHYKQHLIQYRAAVSNLFEKAASIYSQKLILERERTHMEGSQDEISELICDLQKVAINSNKSLRRVAVGPSDHFFMPSAAGHYNDRDSGTVQDEQKEKPVFLPSSPCISAHSVLGQFLFDVCVPKNVEGWDVKFSGTPNGRLCSSAPRHSPFSGIKRIRRSRL, translated from the exons ATGCGCGGAGCTGGCGGCGACGGCGGTGGTGGTGGTGTCGCTGTCAAAGATGGCAACACCTACTGGGGAAGGAAAGGGGGCACTGATTTCAGAGGAATCGTTGTGATCTTTGCTTGGGTTTCTGTTCCGCACAACTTGCTTCGGGAATTCGTTGATTTGTACTCTTCTTTGGGATGGAATTCCCTTGTTTGTTATGCTCATTATCTTTCTGC ATTCCATGATGAAAATGCCATGTCACTGGCATTTAGTGTTCTTGAGGAGCTTATTGAG GAACTGTGGATTAGGCCATGTCCTGTTGTATTTGCTGCATTTTCTGCTGGGTCAAAAGCCTGTCTGTACAAGGTATTTCAG CTTATTGAAGGAGGATGTGAAGCTCGAATCCACATG CATAACTATCAGTTGCTTAAGAGATGTGTTTCCGGGCACATCTACGATTCTGGCCCGCTAGATGTTACGAGTGATTTCGGCTTCCGCTTCTCAATACACCCTTCCATTGCAAAAGTGCCCGGACCATCAAAGCTTGCTACCTGGGTAGCGAAATCTCTTGTTTCTGGTTTAGATGCTCTATATATAACCAGGTTGGAA TCCTAGTCTTCTGAACATTGGCAAGCTTTATATTCTTCTGTG aattttGGTGCCCCGTTTCTCGTTGTATGTTCTGAGAATGATGACCATGTGCGGTACCAAAGCATCTACGACTTTGCCCAACGGCTGTGCAATCTTGGTGGAGAAGTCAACCTTTTAAATTTGAGTGGCTCGTCTCACGTAG GACACTACAAGCAGCATCTGATCCAATATAGGGCTGCTGTGAGCAATTTATTTGAGAAGGCTGCTTCAATATATTCGCAAAAACTGATCCTCGAACGAGAAAGAACTCATATGGAAGGTTCACAAGATGAGATATCCGAGTTAATCTGCGACCTTCAGAAGGTGGCTATCAATTCAAATAAGAGCCTTAGAAGAGTTGCAGTTGGGCCAAGCGACCATTTCTTTATGCCTAGTGCTGCCGGACATTACAATGATAGGGACTCTGGGACTGTGCAAGACGAACAGAAAGAAAAACCTGTTTTTCTGCCCAGCTCTCCATGCATCAGTGCTCATAGTGTCCTTGGTCAATTTCTTTTTGACGTTTGCGTTCCGAAGAATGTCGAAGGTTGGGATGTTAAATTTTCCGGAACTCCAAACGGAAGGTTGTGTTCTTCAGCTCCTAGGCATTCACCTTTCAGTGGTATTAAACGCATCCGTCGCTCAAGGTTATGA
- the LOC107622880 gene encoding prostaglandin reductase-3 isoform X1 translates to MEIKPGLSALVTGGASGIGKGLVLALAEKGVFITIVDYSEERGKEVASLVEKIHTKFHSKLEFPSVMFMKCDVSNSRDLAAAFEKHFLTYGGLDICITSAGIGNPIPFNKDQTDGTRSWRHTINVNLIAVIDSTRLAIKTMEAAKRPGVIINLGSASGLYPMYADPIYSGSKGGVVMFSRSLRLYKRQGIRINVLSPEFVETEMGLKIDPDFIHLMGGFVPMQMVVKGAFELITDEDKAGHCLWITNRRGMEYWPTPAEEAKYLARSSRLRRRSDFKLLTLCRVVHTLTHDFRKATRIVRTPLRLPVKPNHVLVKIIYAGVNASDVNFSSGRYFGGKTSDVASRLPFDAGFEAVGIIAAVGDSVTDLKVGMPCGFMTFGGYAEFIMIPAKHALPVARPDPEVVAMLTSGLTASIALEKAGQMESGKVVLVTAAAGGTGQFAVQLAKLAGNTVVATCGGAAKAKLLKELGVDRVIDYRSEDIKSVLMEEFPKGIDIIYESVGGDMLNLCLQALAVHGRLIIIFLVTQYQGEKGWTPSNYPGLCDRLLAKSQTVAGFFLVQYSHLWQEHLDKLFNLYSKGNLKVSIDPKRFLGVHSVVDAVEYLHSGKSVGKVVVCVDPTFQKQVAKL, encoded by the exons ATGGAGATCAAACCTGGCTTATCGGCGCTCGTCACCGGAGGTGCCTCTGGAATCG GCAAAGGTCTAGTCCTAGCTCTTGCAGAGAAGGGTGTATTTATTACAATTGTCGATTACTCTGAAGAAAGGGGAAAAGAAGTTGCTTCCCTTGTTGAGAAAATCCACACCAAGTTTCACTCTAAGTTAGAGTTTCCATCAGTCATGTTCATGAAATGCGATGTCAGTAACTCAA GGGATCTAGCTGCAGCATTTGAGAAGCATTTTTTGACCTATGGAGGACTAGACATTTGTATCACCTCCGCAGGGATTGGTAATCCTATACCATTCAATAAGGATCAAACAGATGGCACTCGTAGTTGGAGACACACTATTAATGTCAACCTGATTGCTGTTATTGACAGCACTCGTCTTGCG ATTAAAACCATGGAAGCTGCAAAAAGGCCTGGTGTGATTATCAATTTGGGTTCTGCTTCTGGTCTTTATCCAATGTATGCCGATCCTATCTATTCTGGCTCCAAAG GTGGTGTTGTTATGTTTTCTAGATCACTTCGTCTATACAAACGTCAGGGAATTCGAATCAATGTTCTTTCTCCTGAG TTTGTTGAAACTGAGATGGGTTTAAAGATTGATCCCGATTTTATCCATCTTATGGGGGGATTTGTACCTATGCAAATGGTTGTAAAAG GTGCTTTTGAGCTCATTACGGATGAGGATAAAGCTGGTCATTGCCTATGGATTACAAATCGTCGAGGTATGGAGTACTGGCCAACCCCAGCAGAAGAAGCAAAGTACTTGGCACGCTCCTCACGTTTGAGGAGAAGATCTGATTTCAAA CTGCTTACCCTTTGCAGAGTTGTTCACACCTTAACTCACGACTTTCGGAAAGCTACTAGAATAGTGAGGACACCACTGAGATTACCAGTCAAACCAAATCATGTTCTTGTGAAGATAATTTATGCTGGTGTAAATGCTAGTGAT GTAAATTTTAGCTCAGGCAGGTATTTCGGTGGCAAAACCAGTGATGTTGCTTCTCGTCTTCCATTTGATGCTGGATTTGAG GCTGTAGGAATAATTGCAGCAGTTGGGGATTCTGTCACTGACTTGAAAGTTGGCATGCCTTGTGGGTTCATGACTTTTGGAGGTTATGCTGAATTCATAATG ATTCCTGCAAAGCATGCGCTTCCGGTGGCAAGACCAGATCCAGAAGTTGTTGCAATGCTTACATCAGGATTAACAGCTTCAATTGCTCTAGAAAAG GCAGGGCAAATGGAATCTGGAAAAGTGGTGCTTGTTACTGCTGCAGCAGGTGGAACAGGGCAATTTGCTGTTCAG CTTGCTAAATTAGCTGGAAACACAGTGGTTGCAACTTGTGGAGGTGCAGCAAAGGCTAAGCTTCTGAAAGAATTGGGCGTTGATAGAGTCATCGACTATCGTAGTGAAGATATAAAATCT GTCCTAATGGAAGAGTTCCCGAAAGGTATTGACATCATCTATGAGTCTGTTGGTGGCGACATGTTAAACTTGTGTTTGCAAGCTTTGGCAGTCCATGGGAGACTCATTATTATATTTTTGG TCACTCAGTATCAAGGAGAAAAAGGTTGGACGCCATCAAACTACCCTGGACTGTGTGACAGGCTCTTGGCAAAGAGCCAAACAGTG GCTGGCTTTTTCCTGGTGCAATATAGTCACTTGTGGCAGGAACATCTTGATAAGCTATTTAATCTCTACTCTAAGGGAAATTTGAAG GTTTCTATTGATCCAAAGAGATTTCTAGGCGTGCATTCTGTTGTAGATGCTGTGGAGTATCTCCACTCAGGCAAAAGTGTTGGGAAG GTGGTTGTGTGTGTGGACCCAACCTTCCAGAAGCAAGTGGCCAAATTATGA
- the LOC107622880 gene encoding prostaglandin reductase-3 isoform X2 — translation MEIKPGLSALVTGGASGIGKGLVLALAEKGVFITIVDYSEERGKEVASLVEKIHTKFHSKLEFPSVMFMKCDVSNSRDLAAAFEKHFLTYGGLDICITSAGIGNPIPFNKDQTDGTRSWRHTINVNLIAVIDSTRLAIKTMEAAKRPGVIINLGSASGLYPMYADPIYSGSKGGVVMFSRSLRLYKRQGIRINVLSPEFVETEMGLKIDPDFIHLMGGFVPMQMVVKGAFELITDEDKAGHCLWITNRRGMEYWPTPAEEAKYLARSSRLRRRSDFKAPAITLPXXXXXRVVHTLTHDFRKATRIVRTPLRLPVKPNHVLVKIIYAGVNASDVNFSSGRYFGGKTSDVASRLPFDAGFEAVGIIAAVGDSVTDLKVGMPCGFMTFGGYAEFIMIPAKHALPVARPDPEVVAMLTSGLTASIALEKAGQMESGKVVLVTAAAGGTGQFAVQLAKLAGNTVVATCGGAAKAKLLKELGVDRVIDYRSEDIKSVLMEEFPKGIDIIYESVGGDMLNLCLQALAVHGRLIIIFLVTQYQGEKGWTPSNYPGLCDRLLAKSQTVAGFFLVQYSHLWQEHLDKLFNLYSKGNLKVSIDPKRFLGVHSVVDAVEYLHSGKSVGKVVVCVDPTFQKQVAKL, via the exons ATGGAGATCAAACCTGGCTTATCGGCGCTCGTCACCGGAGGTGCCTCTGGAATCG GCAAAGGTCTAGTCCTAGCTCTTGCAGAGAAGGGTGTATTTATTACAATTGTCGATTACTCTGAAGAAAGGGGAAAAGAAGTTGCTTCCCTTGTTGAGAAAATCCACACCAAGTTTCACTCTAAGTTAGAGTTTCCATCAGTCATGTTCATGAAATGCGATGTCAGTAACTCAA GGGATCTAGCTGCAGCATTTGAGAAGCATTTTTTGACCTATGGAGGACTAGACATTTGTATCACCTCCGCAGGGATTGGTAATCCTATACCATTCAATAAGGATCAAACAGATGGCACTCGTAGTTGGAGACACACTATTAATGTCAACCTGATTGCTGTTATTGACAGCACTCGTCTTGCG ATTAAAACCATGGAAGCTGCAAAAAGGCCTGGTGTGATTATCAATTTGGGTTCTGCTTCTGGTCTTTATCCAATGTATGCCGATCCTATCTATTCTGGCTCCAAAG GTGGTGTTGTTATGTTTTCTAGATCACTTCGTCTATACAAACGTCAGGGAATTCGAATCAATGTTCTTTCTCCTGAG TTTGTTGAAACTGAGATGGGTTTAAAGATTGATCCCGATTTTATCCATCTTATGGGGGGATTTGTACCTATGCAAATGGTTGTAAAAG GTGCTTTTGAGCTCATTACGGATGAGGATAAAGCTGGTCATTGCCTATGGATTACAAATCGTCGAGGTATGGAGTACTGGCCAACCCCAGCAGAAGAAGCAAAGTACTTGGCACGCTCCTCACGTTTGAGGAGAAGATCTGATTTCAAAGCACCAGCAATTACACTTCCTGANNNNNNNNNNN GCAGAGTTGTTCACACCTTAACTCACGACTTTCGGAAAGCTACTAGAATAGTGAGGACACCACTGAGATTACCAGTCAAACCAAATCATGTTCTTGTGAAGATAATTTATGCTGGTGTAAATGCTAGTGAT GTAAATTTTAGCTCAGGCAGGTATTTCGGTGGCAAAACCAGTGATGTTGCTTCTCGTCTTCCATTTGATGCTGGATTTGAG GCTGTAGGAATAATTGCAGCAGTTGGGGATTCTGTCACTGACTTGAAAGTTGGCATGCCTTGTGGGTTCATGACTTTTGGAGGTTATGCTGAATTCATAATG ATTCCTGCAAAGCATGCGCTTCCGGTGGCAAGACCAGATCCAGAAGTTGTTGCAATGCTTACATCAGGATTAACAGCTTCAATTGCTCTAGAAAAG GCAGGGCAAATGGAATCTGGAAAAGTGGTGCTTGTTACTGCTGCAGCAGGTGGAACAGGGCAATTTGCTGTTCAG CTTGCTAAATTAGCTGGAAACACAGTGGTTGCAACTTGTGGAGGTGCAGCAAAGGCTAAGCTTCTGAAAGAATTGGGCGTTGATAGAGTCATCGACTATCGTAGTGAAGATATAAAATCT GTCCTAATGGAAGAGTTCCCGAAAGGTATTGACATCATCTATGAGTCTGTTGGTGGCGACATGTTAAACTTGTGTTTGCAAGCTTTGGCAGTCCATGGGAGACTCATTATTATATTTTTGG TCACTCAGTATCAAGGAGAAAAAGGTTGGACGCCATCAAACTACCCTGGACTGTGTGACAGGCTCTTGGCAAAGAGCCAAACAGTG GCTGGCTTTTTCCTGGTGCAATATAGTCACTTGTGGCAGGAACATCTTGATAAGCTATTTAATCTCTACTCTAAGGGAAATTTGAAG GTTTCTATTGATCCAAAGAGATTTCTAGGCGTGCATTCTGTTGTAGATGCTGTGGAGTATCTCCACTCAGGCAAAAGTGTTGGGAAG GTGGTTGTGTGTGTGGACCCAACCTTCCAGAAGCAAGTGGCCAAATTATGA